ATAACTCAATTTTGTCAATGTTAAAAAATTTTAAAGCAAAATAATTAGCTTGTTTTTCTAGCTTGCCTATATTTAGTAAATCTTTATTGAATGCAGCTTCATAAATATTAGTGTGTAGTAAAGCGTGCCCTAACTCGTGGGCTAGTATAAATTTTTCATATTCTAAATTTAAATCATTTCTAATAAAAACAACTTCTGTATTAAAATAATCTCTGTGATAGAAAGATTCATTTCCCCTAAGTAGAATATTGTTTAAATCTAATTTAATTATTTGTATTTCTAAATAATCATATATCTCATAGATATTGTCAGTATTATATGTATCCTTAACACCTTCTAATATATTGTCTATCCATAAATACATATTTTATCCCCCACCGTTCTATATAAGTTATTTTTTGTATTTATAACTTATCAGTTTGAGTTGTCTTAATAGTTCATTTGCGAATTCTACAACTTCATCATCACTCATTTGATTTACGTCAAATCCACCAAAGCCCATAATGGAAGGTTGTTTTAAAAGAAATTGAACTGCTTCTTTTGGATCAGCAAAGTCTACTATAGATTCTAAATATTTAATTTTTTCTTCCTGAGTAGTAATTTTATCTAAACTATTATCCCATTCTCTTATTTTTTCTTGTGTTACGGGTTTACCAATTGTTTCAGCTAAATCCTCTTTAAAGAATAGTTCAACTTTCACATCTAACGCTTTAGCTATTTTTTCTAATGTTGGTATAGATGGGTTAGTTTTATCATTTTCAATATCACTAATGAAACCCAATGATACCCCAGAAACCTTTGACAACTTATTTACACTCATTCCTCTTTCTTTTCTTAATAATCTTACATTATCTCCTAACAAAATAAACACTCCCTTTAAATTCGTTGTTATAGAATATTATAGTGAATATGTTCGCTTGTGTCAAATGAAAAAATAAGACATATTTAGCTATTCGTAGAAAACGAAAGGAATATGATGCTATTCTATAACTACGAACTACGGTGAAACTTGTTCGTAGTTATCGAATATGGTACTATTCACATATAGCGAACAAGCAAAGGGGGGGTGAAGGATTTGAATATGATTAAATTTTTTAGAAAAGAAAAAGGTTTAACGGTAAAAAAACTTTCTGAAATATCTGGTGTAGCAGTTGGATATTTAAGTGATTTAGAAAATAATAAGAGTAATAATCCAACAAAGGAAGTTATGGAAAATATAGCAGCTGCGCTTGGACAAACTGTTCCAGAAATATTTTATCCATAAAAAGGGGGTTAACGCATGAATAAACTTCTAACACAAAAAGACTTGGCTGAGAGGTGGCAAGTTAGTGTAAAGGCCATAGAAAGCTATAGACAGCAAGGAATATTAACTCCAATAGAAGGAATACCAAGCATACGTTTTAATCCACAACACATTGCAGAATTAGAGGGTACTAGAATAGAAAGATTTAGTCCACTGGAGCGTAGACGTATGGAAAGAGAAATGGAAGTTCTTAAACAAGAAAATGAAAAGCTTAAAGGCATATTAAGCCAAACATTGGCTAACTTAGCACCTGTAATTAATTTGTAGCACAAGCTCTAGTAAAAAAATCATACTCCACTAGAGATTAAGGAGAGGTATTGTATCGGGAAATAAATTTATAAGGAGGTATGTATGAATAAATTAATAAACATACAGGATAGAAATGGTAAGCAGCTAGTAAGTGCAAAGGAATTATATTTAGGACTAGGATTAGACAAATCCAATTGGTCAAGGTGGTATCAAAGAAATATATGGAATAATGAATTTTTTAAATTAAACATTGATTGGATAGGGGTTCGTCATTATGACGAAGGCAACGAGATACAAGATTTTGCAATAACTTTAGAATTTGCAAAACATATAGCAATGATGGCTAGAACTGAAAAATCACATGAATATAGAAATTACTTTATCGAGTGTGAAAAAAGAATTAAAGAGCAGCAGAAACCTACATGTATAGAAGATGTACTTATACAGAGCTTACAGGAAATGAAGGACATCAAACAACAATTAAACCAGGTTAGTAACAATGCACTACAAGCTACTAGAAGGGCAGAGGAAACCAAAGAAGAGGTACAAGCTATAAGAGATGTGATAACTCTTAACCCACATAGCTGGAGAAAAGAATCTTCTAATTTAATAAATAAGATGGCTTTAAATATGGGTGGATATGAACATATAAAACCAATTAGGGAAAAAAGTTATGCATTATTAGAACAAAGAATGGGAGTACAGCTATCAATAAGACTTGTAAATAAACGTAGGAGAATGGCAGATGAAGGTGTTTGTAAATCTAGGAGAAATAAACTTAATAAATTGGATATTATAGCTGATGATAAAAAACTTATAGAAGGATATCTTGCAATAGTTAAAGATATGGCAATTAAATCTGGTATATAGGAGGTGAAAAAGAATGAGTAAAAGCACTGATATTTACAAGAACGAAGACAAGAAGATTGGATGATGAAGATTTCATATCCACCAAATTGACGGACATGAACATGAAGTCAATTTTGATAAATGAATCAGGTTTATATTCAGCAATTCTTGGAAGTCAACTCCCATCAGCAAAAAAATTTAAAAGATGGGTTACATCAGAAGTATTACCAAGTATAAGACAAACAGGTGGCTATGTATCAAATGCTCCTAAGTTTATAGATAACTATTTCAGCAATTTCAGTATAGATCTAAGAAAAGAAATGATAGTTGAATTAGAGGGTAAAATTAAAGAATTATTTATTGAAAAGGAAAAGATAGACCAGCAGTTATTAGATAGTACAGAAACTATAGACAAAATAAAAAATACTTTGTAAAAGATTAAGGTAGGGACGGGGGTGATTATAGATGTCACTAGCTGAGAGCTTATTTGAATATGAGAAAACTATAGAAACTCTAAAAATAGAAAATCAATCGTTAAAAGACAGAGTTACATTTTTAGAAAATATGATTCCATTAACATTAAGAAATCAATCTCTAAATTTAGAATTGCTTACAGTTTCTGAAGTTGCTGAAAGGTTAAAAGTTAATAAGAATTCAGTTTATGAATTAATTAATAAAGGTTATCTAAAAAGTTTAAAACTAGGATCTATTAAAGTTCCGATAGAGGAACTAAATAATTTTATTGAGAGAAGTAAGGAATGTGAAATAAATTTATAGGTGCTGTAGGAGGTATGTAATGCTAAAAACAATACTAGAAAGGAGAGTAGGACATCTCAGTAATGCAGAATTTGCAGTAATAATGCAGATTACAACAGATGATATTAAGTTTAACAGAATTAGTTTTAAAAAATGTTCAAGCTTGGATTATGTGTTAGACGTAGCAGAGAGAAGCGCACATATTTTTAAAAAATGTGCATAAAAGGGGGTGAGTAAAATTAAAGATTGTATAAACAGCAATATAGAAGATATAGTTAAACTTTATTTTAAAGGTTATTCAGTAAAAGAAGCTATAGGAATTATAAGAGAAAGGAGCATAAAAAAAAGCCCTTTGCAGAGGGCATAAAATAAAAAATACGCAAACTCATTATAGACCAAAATGAGTAAAAAATCAAATGGAGGTAAACGGTGAAAATAATATTAAATTCTAATGATATACACGAAGTTTTGAAGTTAAGTAAAGCTGATAAAGTAAGTTTTATCAACCAAGATGGGATAACTTATATAATTGCTCATGAACTGAAAGACATTAGCTTTAAAAACCAAGTAATTAAGAGATTATATGGATATGGTGAGCCAGGACAAGCTCTTATAAATATAGAGGTTTTAAAGCTTATTCCCAAAAGCGTAGAAGTGGAAATTACAGAAGAGTTAATCACTGTAGGTAAGAGAAAAATTAAATATAAACCTAATAGTTTAGTAGATAAACCTATAGAAGTGGAAAAAGCACTTACTACTATAGAAGGTAAAGAGTTAGATCACTTACTAAGTTGTGATTATGCTATGAGCAAAGAATGTGTTAGACCAACGCTAAATGGTATTTGTATAAATAACGGTAAGTTTGTAGCATTAGATGGTTTTAGAATAGCAGTTAGAAAAGGAGCTTTCCAGACTAAGGAGTCTGTTATTGTAGCAGCAGATATAATTCCAGCACTTAAAAAAGTTAAATATGATGAAGATGTTGAAGTTTTTTACAACGACAACCATGTTAAGTTCGTATTTGGTGATTTAGAGATAATTGGTAGTAGGCAGCTAGGAGAATTTATAGAATATGAAAAAATATTTCCGGATAATTGTACTACATCCACAGAAATAAAAACGAAAGAAATTCTAAGCATACTTAAAGATTACAAGAAGAATAAATTTAGGCTAGTAAAATTTAATTTCGCAGATGGTGAGTTAATAATATCTACAAACAATAAAACTATAACAGTTAAAGATAAGTTGCCCATAAATTTACAAGGTGAACCAATAGAAATTATGTTCAATGTTAATTATTTAGTAGATACATTTAGTAATTATGAAATTGTTACATTAGAGCTTACCACAAATGAAAGCCCAATGATGGTTAAGAGTGAAAATAAATTAGACTTAATTCTACCAGTAAGGTTGGTAGATAGATAATGGTAGCACTGGTTAAGTTTAAAGGTTATCAAGAATTTATGGAATACTCATACTTTACTGATATAGAAGACTTAAAAGAAGGAGATCCAATTGTAGTTCCTACAAATGATTTCTTTTCAGTTGGAGTATTTTCACGATACACAGATAATAAGCAGCATATTAAAAATGCTACTAAATGTATTGTGCAAAAGGTAGATGTTGAAGGTTATGAAGCTAAGATGTTTTTAGGGGGTTTTGAATAATGGATAAAAACATTGAAATTATTAAGGATATTTTGGCTAGAGCCATTCAAATTACAGTTAACCAAAAGCAAGATGTATCTTGGGAATTTTATCCCTTAACTAAAACCCTAAGAATATCCACTCCACTCAAAGAAATTGGGCTAATAAAAACATACTGGGTGAAAGTTGAAGATACTGGAGGTTTAAAAGCAGTTCAAAATGAGTTAATTAATTTACAATGTGAAGATTTAAATAATGATTTTTTAGGATTATAAGGAGGAAAATAATATGAAAATCACAGCAGAATTTAATAGTAATGAGGAGTTAATAAGCTTTATAAATACTTTTGGTGCTAATGCACTAAAACTTGAAGCTAAGGAAGATGTAAAAACAACTAAAGAAGTTAAAAAAGAAGCAACTAAGGAGGAGGAGATCAAGAAGGTAGAAGAACCTAAGGAAGAAGTAAAAAAACAAGAAGTTAAGCAGGTAGATCCACCTAAGGAAGAAACAAAAAAAGAGGATAAAAAACAAGATACTCAAATTACAAAAGAAACTATAAGGGCTGCATTTGCAAAACTTATTAAAGCTGGTAAGGCTAACGAGGCTAAGGAGATTACTGCTAAGCATGGTGCTAAGAAAGTACCGGATTTAAAAGAAGAAGATTATGCTGAAGTATTAAAAGAAGTGGAGGAATTACTATAATGGCAAAACATGCAATATTGAGTGCTAGTGGTGCAAGCAGATGGCTCGCTTGTCCTCCTAGTGCTAGATTAGAAGAAAACTATCCTAATAAAAGTAGTGAATTTGCTAAGGAAGGGACACTTGCGCATGAGCTTGGAGAGTTGGGGCTACAGAAAAATTTAGGACTTATAACTACAAGGAAATATAATTCAGAGGTTAAAAAGATAGAAGCTAATGAACTATTCACAAAGGATATGCCATATTATGTGGAAATTTATTTAGATACTTGTATGGAAAAGGTAGCAGAAGCTGAAGCAAAGACACCAGATGCATTATTTAAGATAGAGCAGAAATTAAACTTTAGTGAATGGGTTCCAGAAGGCTTTGGAACTGGGGATTTTGTAATAATTGCAGACGGAACAATGGAAATATGTGACCTTAAGTATGGTAAAGGTGTTCCGGTAAGTGCTATAGGGAATGAGCAAATGAGATTGTATGCATTAGGAGCTATAACAGAATTTAGTTTCTTGTATGACATAGAAAAGGTTAAAATGACTATTATTCAACCTAGATTAGATAGCATTAGCACTGATGAAATAACAACAGAAAAATTGCTTGAATGGGCGGAAGAATATGTTAAACCTACTGCTCAATTAGCTTATGAAGGTAAAGGAGAATTTTGTGCAGGAGACCATTGTAAATTCTGTAGAGCTAAAGCAGTGTGTAAAGCTAGAGCAGATAAGAATATGGAACTAGCTAAGTATGATTTTCAGGAGCCAAATGCTTTAGATTATGAGGATATAGCTTTCATTCTTGGTAGAGCAGATGAATTGGTTAAATGGGCCACAGATGTAAAAGATTATGCATTGGAAAAAGCGCTTGAAGGCGAAGAGTTCCCAGGTTGGAAGGTTGTTGAAGGTAGAAGTAATAGAAAGTGGAAGGATGAAGATAAAGTTGGCGAAGTACTTCTTGGACAAGGATTCTTAGAAAATATTATATATACTAAAAAACTTACTGGAATTACAAACATGGAAAAGGCTATAGGTAAAAAAGAAGTTAATAGACTTCTAGGAGATTATATTATAAAACCTCAGGGCAAACCTACATTAGCACCTGAAGGTGATAAAAGACCAGTTTATAATTCTGCAGAAGCAGATTTCAAATAAGGAGGTATAAGCATTGGATTTTGTTATAAATGATTTAGATTTACAAAAGAGCTCTACGTTTAAAATCCACCCAGACTTAACAGTTAAGCAGGAACGATATTACTGTGTAATGCAAAATCCATTTATAACAAAATATGATACAGAAGTTATATATGGTAGCAGTGTTAAAGTATTACAAAATAAAATCAGAAGAAAATATAATTATTTAAAGAAAAGGAGAAATGTAAAATGATAAAAGCAAAAAGAACAGGCACAAAGGTAACTACAGGAAAGGTTAGATTAAGTTACGCAAATTTATTTGAGCCAAGAGCTATGGAAGGACAAGACCCAAAATACAGTGTAAGCGTAATAATTCCTAAAACTGATAAAGAAACACTACAAGCTATCAAAGAAGCCACTAATGAAGCTAAAGAGCAAGGCAAAGGTAAGTTTGGTGGCAAAGTACCTGCTAATCTAAAAACACCATTAAGGGATGGTGATATAGATAGACCAGATGATGAAGCTTATGCAGGTTGTTACTTCTTAAATGCTAATAGTAAAAATAAGCCAGGAGTAGTTGATAAAGATGTACAACCTATATTAGATGCTACAGAAGTATACAGTGGCTGTTATGCAAGACTTACACTTAACTTCTATGCATACAGTGCAAGTGGTAATAAAGGCATTGCTTGTGGATTAGGTAACGTGCAAAAGCTAGAAGATGGAGAGCCATTAGGTGGATTTACTAGGGCAGAAGATGACTTTGAAGCAGTTGGAGGAACTGCAGAAGATGACTTCTTAGGTTAAAAAATATAGGGTGAACTTATCGTTCACCCTTAATTATACAGGAGGGGTACAATGGAGTATTCATGTGAAAATCATATTCAGAATTCATATGGGGAAAGATTTTTTATAGGTGATAAAGTAAGTGTATATAAGGAATCATCATGGTGCTTTAGAGGGAAAATAACACACATTACAAGTAAGGGTATTTATTTAGATGTTGGTGCAAAGGCAGACAAATATTTTAGAGCTAATGAAATAGATGAAATAAAAATTCTAGGTGATGAAAAATGAGAACACTTGGAATAGACGTTGAGACCTATAGCAGTGTAGATATAGCTAAAGCAGGTGCTTATAAATATTGTGAGTCTCCAGATTTTGAAATACTACTATTTGCATATGCTTTTGATGATGATCCAGTGCAAATAGTAGATTTTGCACAAGATGAAGAACTACCTCAAGAGGTTGTAGAGGCACTTGATAATCCTACAATATTAAAAACTGCGTTTAATGCAAATTTTGAGAGAAACGCTATAAGTAATGATATGTATTTCCCTAATGGTATGCCACCAGAACAATGGGAATGTACTATGATAAAAGCTTTAACGTTAGGACTTCCAGGAAGTCTTGATATGGTGGGTAAGGCTTTAAAGTTTGAAGATGATAAGCAGAAGATGAAAGAAGGTAAATCATTAATTCAGTATTTCTGTAAGCCATGTAAACCTACTAAAACTAATGGTAAGAGAACTAGAAATCTTCCTAAACATGACCTAGAGAAATGGGAGCTGTTCAAAAAATATTGTAAGCGGGATGTTGAGGTAGAAAGAAATATTAGAAAGTTACTAAGTAGATATGAAACACTGGAAGAAGAACAGGAATTATGGCAACTGGACCAACACATAAATGATAGAGGTATTAATACGGATTTAACACTTATAGAAAAAGCTATTGAATGTGATACAGATTATACTAAAAGATTAATGCATGTAGCGACAAAGCTTACAGGACTTGAAAACCCAAATAGTCCTGCACAAATAAAAAAATGGATATGTGCTAGAGTTGGCCATGAAATAAAAAGTTTAAATAAGACTAGTATTCCAGGGCTTATAGAAGAGGCTGAAAGCCTTGAAAAACATGAAGTAATACAAATGCTAGAATTAAGAAAACTTATGGCCAAAACATCTATTAAAAAATATGAAACAATGCAAAATGCTAGATGTATTGATGGAAGAGTTAGAGGGTTGTTACAGTTTTACGGAGCTAATAGAACTGGCAGATGGGCTGGAAGATTAGTACAAGTTCAGAACCTTCCACAAAACCATTTACCGGACTTAGATGATGCTAGGAATTTTGTTAGAGAAGGTAAATTTGATACTGTAGAGTTTTTATATGATAGTATTCCAGATACTTTAAGTCAATTAATAAGAACTGCTTTTATACCTGGTGATGGTAATAGATTTATAGTTAGTGATTTCAGTGCTATAGAAGCAAGAGTAATTGCTTGGTTTGCTGGGGAACAATGGAGACAGGAAGTATTTAAGAATAATGGTGATATCTATTGTGCTTCAGCTAGTCAAATGTTTAGGGTACCCGTTGAAAAACATGGAATCAATGGCCACTTAAGACAAAAGGGAAAGATAGCAGAACTGGCTCTTGGTTATGGTGGAAGTGTAGGAGCTCTTACAAGTATGGGTGCTTTAAACATGGGTTTAAAAGAAGAAGAATTAAAACCACTGGTAGATAGCTGGAGAAGCGCGAACCCTAGTATTACAAAACTTTGGTGGGATGTAGATAAGGCTGCTAAAAAAGCTATTAAGGAAAGAACTACTGTATGTATGCAATATGGCCTTAAGTTTATATATGATCCTGGAGTTTTATTTGTACAATTACCTTCAGGTAGAAAGTTAGCATATATAAGACCCAAGATTGAACCTCATGAAACATTTAGTGGGGATAAGATAACCTATGAAGGTATGGAACAAACAAGTAAACAGTGGACTAGAATAAACACATATGGTCCTAAATTAGTAGAGAATATAATACAAGCTACTGCTAGGGATTGTCTAGGTGTAACAATGCAAAGGGTAGAAGAAGCAGGATACCCTATAGTAATGCATGTTCATGATGAATTAGTAATGGATGTACCTAAAGAGTTTGGAAGTTTGGAAGATGTTAACTCTATATTTGCTGAACCAATAGAATGGGCTCCGGGATTACTTCTAAATGCTGATGGATATGAGTGCAATTATTATATGAAGGATTAAAACATAATTTGAAAATAATGCGAACTTGAAAGGAGAACTGATTTATGTTATTAAATAAACAGCAAAAAAGGGATAGCAAGAAATGTGATGATATGGATATGAATAGCGAAACTATGGACTGTGCAGGATGTAGCTGTAGTGTGTGTATAGCACAAATAAAACTAACATTTGATAAAAAGGAATTAGCAACTATTATGGGTACGTTAATAGATGCAACCATTAGTAGAAAATATGAAGTGGAAAACAAAAAGTATTGTTGTGAAGAAGAACTAAAGTCTTTGGAAACTCAAATTGATGTATTAAATAAATTAGCAGCTAAAGTAAGCAAAATCATTAATGATTAATTCACATTCCAAAGATATTAGGTTTGGAGGGTTAAAAAATGTATGAGATAACTATTAGAATACCAACAAAAAGAGTTGGTGTGATAAATAAAATACGTAATATTCTTAAAAGTTCATATGAAACATCAAACATCAAGGGAAGAGGCACAGTTGAGGAAATACAAACTTGCAAAGCTGGTAGCATGAAAGAAATAGGAATAACTTTTGAAATTACTGAAACATAACGAAAGCCAGCAACCTTAAACATGGAATTTGAAGAAGTTATAAAAGATATGAAAAAGGGAGTGTAAATATAATGGATAAAATTAGAGATATTTCAATACAGGAAGCAGTACTTCATGTACTAGATAATAATTCAGATAAACCTATATTAAATAATTATAGAATAGTACTTAATGATGAGGTATATAGATTTATTCTAAGTCATATTGAAAGGATATTCAAAGATAATGATTTAAAATATGCACTATTTAAAGAAAATCCTACTGTACTAAAAGAAACTAGCCAGAACTATTTAAATGGGCAGGTTGATTTGCTCAAAGCTTCAAAGTATATAGCTAATAGCTTATTTAGTTTTATGAAATCTGATAACAGTATACCATCTTGCAATTTATTGGTTGTATCAATTAGTACTGAGTATGGTCCCATGTTAGGAATACTTAAGCTTGATTATATTAAACAGTATACACATGATATTGATTTTATTAATGATAATGTAGTGATTAAAATAGCTCCTATAACAACAGGGTTACCAACTACTAAAAAAGTTCAAAAGGCTGCTTTTATTAAACCTATAAATAGTAACCAAGAATATAATCTTTTAGTACTTGATAAGGGTAAAATTAGTGATGAATATGGAGCAAGTTATTTTACAGAAAACTTCCTTGGATGCTTGTTAATTGATAATGATAGAGATAATACAAGAACTTTTATGAATTCGTTAGAGAGTTGGACAAGAGCTAACTTAGGAGAAAATGCAGTAAAAGCAGAACATATAAGAAGTTTTGCAAGAAATGAACTTAAAGAAAACAAAGAAATAAATGTATATGAATTTGCTTCAAAAATTCTACCATTTGAGGAAAGTAGGAAGAATTTTATTTCTTATATGCAGGATAGAGATATTGAGAAGATTATAGTAGATAAGGAGTATTTAGAAAAAAGAATTAATAAACTTAAGCTTAAAATAGACAGTGATATTGAAATTAGTATAACAGAAGAAGCTTATAAGGATATTAATAGATTTGAGATTAAAAATAACGGAGATGGCTCTATTACATTTATGATAAAAAATGTAGAAAAATATGCAGAGAAGTAAAAGTCGAGATTCTTTGATGGAAAAGAGGTGATACCTTGGAAGCATACAAAACAGAAGATAAACCCAAAATTAAATATGATGGATCCATAGCTATAGCTACTGGAAAAAGCAGAAAAGAAACCCATTGGAAAAATAAAAATATTTTATGGTCAGCATTAGTTGAGAAATTATCACATACTACAAGAACACTTGAAGCTTATGCGGAATATAAGAAAATGCCTAAAACTGAAAAAGACAGGATTAAGGATGTTGGTGGATTTGTAGGTGGTGGACTCAAGAATGGTCGCAGGAAGGCTGAGAACGTTCAGAATAGAACTTTATTAACATTAGACCTAGACTATGTTAAGGGCGATATATGGACAAGTATAGAGCTATTATGGGACTTTGCGCTAGTTATGTATTCAACTCATACCCATACAGCAGACAACCCTAGATTAAGGTTAGTTATTCCATTAAGTAGGCCAGTACTTCCTGATGAATATCAGGCAATATCAAGAATGGTAGCCAATGATTTAGGTATTGACCAGTTTGATGATACAACCTATGAACCTAGTAGATTAATGTATTGGCCAAGCACTTCAAGTGATGGGGAATATGTATTTAAAGTACAAGATTTGTCATGGTTAAATCCAGATGATGTACTTAGTAGATATACCTTTGGTTGGCAAGATGTAAGTTATTGGCCAGAGAGTTCAAGAGCTAGGGCAAAACTAAATAATGTTTTAAAGAAGCAGGAGGACCCATTAGAAAAGAAAGGTATTATAGGTGCTTTCTGTAGGACCTATACAATTAGTGAAGCTATAGCAGAATTTTTAAATGATGTGTATGTACCTGGTGCAGATGAAACCAGGTACACATATGCAGAAGGTTCAACTACTGGTGGTGTAGTTGTTTATGATAATAAATTTAGCTATAGCCATCATGGTACGGATCCAGCAAGTAATATTTTATGTAATGCCTTTGACCTAGTTAGAATTCATAAGTTTGGACATTTAGATGATGAAGCTAAAGAAGATACTCCAGCTAATAGAATGCCTTCTTTTACTAAAATGAGTGAGTTTGCAAGTTCTAATGAAAAAGTAATGCAGACTATTGGAAAAGAAAGAATGGAAAAGGCTCAGGAGGATTTTGGTGTTGTTGAAGATGAAATAGACACAGAATGGGTAAAAGAATTAACATATACAGACCAAGGAAAAGTACGAAGCACAATAAGTAACTTTTCATTAATAATAGAGAATGATCCATTACTTAAGGATAAAATAGCTTACAATGAATTTTCTAATAGGGCTGTAGTTATAGGTCAACTTCCATGGAGGAGTAAAAATAATAAAAGTGATTGGAATGACACTGATGATAGCGGACTTAGAGAATTTATTGAAAAATATTATGGAATAAGTTCTACTGCAAAATGTGCTGATGCATTAGCATTAGCTTTTGAAAAACATTCTTTTCACCCTATAAAAGATTATCTAAATAGTCTTTTATGGGATGGAGAAAAAAGAGTTGATACATTATTTATAGATTATTTAGGTGCTGAAGATAATAGTTATGTTAGAACAGTAACAAGAAAAATATTAGTTGCTGCAGTAGCAAGGGTTTTTAATCCTGGATGTAAATTCGATAATATGCCGGTACTAAGTGGGCCACAAGGAATAGGAAAAAGTACCATTATAAAAAAACTGGGTATGGAGTGGTATAGTGATAGTTTAACCACTGTATCAGGTAAGGAAGCGTATGAACAACTTCAAGGAGTATGGCTTTTAGAGATGGGGGAAATGATGGCCACAAAGAAAGCAGACATTGAAGCAACTAAACATTTCCTAAGTAAAACGGAGGATATTTACAGAGTAGCTTATGGTAGAAGGACAAGCCGATTTCCCAGACAGTGTGTATTCATAGGTACAACTAATGACAGGGAATTTTTAAGAGATAAAACAGGAAATAGAAGG
The DNA window shown above is from Haloimpatiens massiliensis and carries:
- a CDS encoding nucleoid-associated protein; the protein is MDKIRDISIQEAVLHVLDNNSDKPILNNYRIVLNDEVYRFILSHIERIFKDNDLKYALFKENPTVLKETSQNYLNGQVDLLKASKYIANSLFSFMKSDNSIPSCNLLVVSISTEYGPMLGILKLDYIKQYTHDIDFINDNVVIKIAPITTGLPTTKKVQKAAFIKPINSNQEYNLLVLDKGKISDEYGASYFTENFLGCLLIDNDRDNTRTFMNSLESWTRANLGENAVKAEHIRSFARNELKENKEINVYEFASKILPFEESRKNFISYMQDRDIEKIIVDKEYLEKRINKLKLKIDSDIEISITEEAYKDINRFEIKNNGDGSITFMIKNVEKYAEK
- a CDS encoding virulence-associated E family protein codes for the protein MEAYKTEDKPKIKYDGSIAIATGKSRKETHWKNKNILWSALVEKLSHTTRTLEAYAEYKKMPKTEKDRIKDVGGFVGGGLKNGRRKAENVQNRTLLTLDLDYVKGDIWTSIELLWDFALVMYSTHTHTADNPRLRLVIPLSRPVLPDEYQAISRMVANDLGIDQFDDTTYEPSRLMYWPSTSSDGEYVFKVQDLSWLNPDDVLSRYTFGWQDVSYWPESSRARAKLNNVLKKQEDPLEKKGIIGAFCRTYTISEAIAEFLNDVYVPGADETRYTYAEGSTTGGVVVYDNKFSYSHHGTDPASNILCNAFDLVRIHKFGHLDDEAKEDTPANRMPSFTKMSEFASSNEKVMQTIGKERMEKAQEDFGVVEDEIDTEWVKELTYTDQGKVRSTISNFSLIIENDPLLKDKIAYNEFSNRAVVIGQLPWRSKNNKSDWNDTDDSGLREFIEKYYGISSTAKCADALALAFEKHSFHPIKDYLNSLLWDGEKRVDTLFIDYLGAEDNSYVRTVTRKILVAAVARVFNPGCKFDNMPVLSGPQGIGKSTIIKKLGMEWYSDSLTTVSGKEAYEQLQGVWLLEMGEMMATKKADIEATKHFLSKTEDIYRVAYGRRTSRFPRQCVFIGTTNDREFLRDKTGNRRFWPIDVGLTKHTKSVFKDMTDYEISQIWAEAVEFFKKEEPLYLNAEEEKEAQKQQEAHSEESAKAGLIEEYLNKPLPDNWYSLGLSERKNYIQGTEFGDSLEGTLRRDKTCVMEIWVELFNGDPKQLTPLQSREINEILKGLKEWERNRSPLSFGKIYGRQRAYIRIQN